Proteins from a genomic interval of Quercus lobata isolate SW786 chromosome 11, ValleyOak3.0 Primary Assembly, whole genome shotgun sequence:
- the LOC115969310 gene encoding probable carboxylesterase 2: protein MDSGTSEVVHEFLPYFRAYKDGRVDRNFGTDIVPPSINSQSGISTKDVEIVKETGLSARVYIPSTINPGQKLPILVYYHGGGFFMGSPFCPTYHNHVAALVAEANIVAVSVDYRLAPEHPVPIGYEDSWIALRWVASHYNGQGPEAWLREHGDFHRFFLVGDSIGGNIVHNMLAQAGVEGLQGVKLLGACLVQPYVSKTESVHTGVEDRSWLFSCPTTSGFDDPRINPAEDSRLSRLGCSKVLIFIAEKDDMRDRGLFYYETLRKSGWEGEVEIVETEGEDHVFHLFNPNCEKALALLKMLASFITKTRLLST from the coding sequence ATGGATTCAGGGACAAGTGAAGTAGTACACGAATTCCTCCCATATTTCCGAGCATACAAAGATGGACGAGTTGACAGAAACTTTGGCACCGATATAGTCCCTCCATCAATCAATTCCCAAAGTGGCATTTCCACCAAAGATGTTGAAATTGTTAAAGAAACTGGCCTATCAGCCAGAGTTTACATTCCAAGTACCATTAATCCAGGCCAGAAGTTGCCTATTCTAGTGTACTATCATGGTGGGGGCTTCTTTATGGGTTCACCATTTTGTCCAACATATCATAACCATGTTGCTGCTCTTGTAGCTGAGGCTAATATAGTTGCAGTTTCTGTTGATTACAGATTAGCCCCAGAACACCCCGTGCCAATAGGCTATGAAGATTCATGGATTGCACTTCGATGGGTTGCTTCTCACTATAATGGTCAAGGCCCTGAGGCCTGGCTGAGAGAACATGGCGATTTTCATCGTTTTTTTCTGGTTGGGGACAGTATTGGAGGCAATATTGTGCACAACATGTTAGCACAAGCTGGGGTTGAAGGTCTCCAAGGAGTGAAATTATTAGGAGCTTGTTTGGTTCAACCTTACGTTAGTAAAACAGAAAGTGTTCATACTGGCGTGGAGGACAGATCATGGCTTTTTTCATGTCCAACAACAAGTGGTTTCGATGATCCAAGGATAAACCCGGCTGAGGATTCAAGGCTTTCGAGGCTAGGGTGCTCCAAGGTGCTAATTTTTATTGCTGAGAAGGATGATATGAGAGACAGGGGTTTGTTCTATTATGAGACATTGAGGAAGAGTGGGTGGGAGGGAGAGGTGGAGATTGTGGAGACAGAAGGAGAGGATCATGTGTTTCATTTGTTCAACCCAAATTGTGAGAAGGCTCTGGCCTTGTTGAAAATGTTGGCTTCTTTCATAACCAAGACAAGGCTTCTTAGTACTTAA
- the LOC115968307 gene encoding probable carboxylesterase 12: MNQPMITLSFSAPSLSLGKFLIPRLRALPQPHTVAQFSPLHKNFPLLSSINHRKPTLQIVAAASSPSSLAMDSSASTEIAHDHSPFLKIYKDGRIERIAGIEIVPPSLDSKTGVESKDVVISPETGVSARLYIPKTTKESQKKLPLLVYFHGGGFCIETAFSPQYHNYLNSFVAEANVVAVSVEYRRAPEHPVPIAYDDSWAALKWVASHTDGKGPDEWLKNHADFESVFFAGDSAGANVAHHMGLRVGLEGLAGVKLGGIVLVHPYFWGKEPIGGEDTDAEKRGKVEALWRFTCPATSGADDPYINPGTDPKLGSLGCKRVLICVAEKDMLKDRGWYYSELLGKSGYTGVVEVMEAKGEDHVFHLMNSTCDNSVALLKRIVSFINQGQA, translated from the coding sequence ATGAATCAACCAATGATCACCTTATCTTTCTCTgccccatctctctctctcggcaAATTTTTAATCCCTCGGTTGCGTGCTCTGCCCCAGCCGCACACTGTCGCACAATTTTCTCCCCTACATAAAAACTTTCCCCTTTTGTCTTCCATAAATCATAGAAAACCCACTCTCCAAATTGTAGCTGCtgcttcttctccttcttctcttGCTATGGATTCAAGCGCCAGTACTGAAATAGCCCATGACCACTCTCCTTTTCTTAAGATCTATAAAGACGGTCGAATAGAGCGAATTGCAGGCATAGAGATCGTACCCCCATCTCTGGATTCCAAAACCGGTGTTGAATCCAAAGACGTGGTTATCTCACCCGAAACAGGCGTATCTGCTAGGCTTTACATTCCAAAAACCACAAAGGAATCACAAAAAAAGCTTCCTCTCCTTGTTTACTTtcatggtggtgggttttgcaTCGAAACCGCTTTCTCTCCACAGTACCACAACTACTTGAACTCGTTTGTGGCTGAAGCCAATGTTGTTGCGGTCTCTGTTGAATATAGGAGAGCCCCAGAACACCCTGTTCCTATTGCTTACGATGATTCGTGGGCTGCGCTTAAATGGGTTGCGTCTCATACTGATGGAAAAGGTCCTGATGAATGGTTGAAAAACCATGCAGATTTTGAAAGTGTGTTTTTTGCTGGGGACAGTGCTGGGGCTAATGTTGCTCATCACATGGGGTTGAGGGTTGGATTAGAAGGACTTGCTGGTGTTAAGCTTGGTGGGATTGTTTTAGTGCATCCATATTTTTGGGGCAAAGAACCAATTGGTGGGGAAGATACTGACGCTGAGAAGAGAGGAAAGGTTGAAGCTTTGTGGCGATTTACATGTCCAGCAACGAGTGGCGCTGATGACCCGTATATAAACCCAGGTACGGATCCAAAACTAGGGAGTTTGGGGTGTAAGAGAGTGCTAATTTGTGTTGCTGAGAAGGACATGTTGAAGGATAGGGGTTGGTATTACAGTGAGTTATTGGGTAAAAGTGGATACACAGGGGTTGTGGAGGTTATGGAAGCAAAAGGAGAGGACCACGTGTTCCATTTGATGAACTCAACTTGTGACAATAGTGTTGCCTTGCTCAAAAGGATTGTTTCTTTCATCAATCAGGGTCAGGCTTGA